In Theileria parva strain Muguga chromosome 4 map unlocalized ctg_529, whole genome shotgun sequence, one DNA window encodes the following:
- a CDS encoding SAC3/GANP/Nin1/mts3/eIF-3 p25 family protein has protein sequence MFNEPPDYLSVQSGQTSDNPLLMPLDNSQLLHILLNFQDTNSFLTNDNTKSFIGRNHGMCSEKEYNQKVQMNTANDLERDASRNVNPKLTLKSFQRSDAFRTFKPEDVRSAFWCRRTVYYSLTHFIDADINRKPYLMDKPFGYIDVYNFLRDRLRSIWQDLTVQRCTKHRGYIESFEISVRFLIYSNELLSQNEEYDEKQNLVLLNTCLDKLMNGYDDVRVSLGRVHGTNAPGDGRLINLDNRLYNLVLSTLTYVSEHEPEFWSYRLLLLIPQILTPGSSATFCDTCQRIPKPIKNHPLVKYSISCCLAAVSGNAYLYFKLMNSPKCHPLQAALMNRFSSCVRIRFLFNVANFKLVKDSVNPLNYETLTQLLAYEDINGLVSLLQRYNVNASNMARGSDLLELEKIDMEKLMHDNNHLSKVFGKVQTTSRVVLAKFSGYKYRQLIMDPDFRAPFITLEDIPNNSQYGLEVQKGREFKVPDIPTTVNAPKSVNNEVKQPVTFNNVAEPVSRREYVPDFVYKPAQIDEKSFYGEKIRSKLMELRKINMVKLELNNSSPNLFFDQINSKQLNSILKFFYNSNHVDVQTVKSIKPVVSNQLDDNVTRLVSSNKRPKTGEDTNRKQKLTKLNEMNETNYGHVKSNEIYLSIEGSKIYLENEYNKVKSQYNFTKYTSMCNECNDRVRARICTFLSQSLTETNKELKQKLYRLLCELYKLSHKFMKKKGTFKGLIRFFKHVFSKDFYKIDPKTLKSHLKQLFIPLVAQLPGHIFNLLLKTINAVSTIKSEDAQVNSIFKDIMGVLNNGVDRIVNKTYEGMVEMVENRVVDYDPTLWGTGVSLHISLFNLYTPELSFDGLRRGVGSGIVGFKNNIQDYYHNNYAIQHKQDVINMLAHNDNTLKSSCETTNKTLGEVRGRDMIAQRLLVNGVEYKNSSMKNSINIPITLNVSFNATDAPLLKGLPTSNTLSNENMESSGMYKINPHVVLFSCTRPIIINNNSYVFNLFNGINQDKKVTFGDGLSIIDSLTILSYLANLKQDCRTKLVVCYRLSVTKLDMLLLYKLIGRCRSNFCTHKSGNYSDKLSELINNLNKELLGSLIEQGLVHNTPNARTLITESINFCCTGFEYHTPLTNYTYYNTPNSINKFLNGNNTTYNDINGMKDTQEILVVRLSYEHDLIKVLLGVCEGLVSSGSVKLMQNPVELPDLSKLLLDIVKAENYMNEVLLNPQGLLSNSLQKVINSIILKFPEEVWSLHDGVGDKSGSYSKNSLITLLMNLKDRIRCTPLPAVNNNLQRGLESKNRVLEKYIGSVMECYRIEGYKVPYIVAHFLKHINSI, from the exons ATGTTTAATGAACCACCTGATTACTTATCCGTTCAGAGCG gGCAAACTTCTGATAATCCACTTCTTATGCCCCTGGATAACAGCCAACTACTTCACATTCTGCTCAATTTTCAGGATACAAATTCATTCCTGACTAATGATAACACTAAATCATTCATag GAAGGAATCATGGAATGTGTAGTGAAAAGGAATATAATCAGAAGGTACAGATGAACACCGCAAATGACCTTGAACGTGACGCATCACGCAATGTAAACCCGAAACTAACTTTAAAAAGCTTCCAGAGGTCAGATGCATTTAGAACTTTTAAGCCCGAGGATGTACGTTCAGCCTTCTGGTGCCGTAGAACGGTTTATTACtcacttacacattttattgATGCTGATATAAACCGGAAGCCATATCTGATGGATAAGCCTTTTGGATACATAGATGTATATAACTTTTTGAGAGATAGGCTAAGGAGCATTTGGCAGGATTTAACAGTTCAGCGCTGTACAAAGCATCGAGGATATATTGAGTCCTTTGAGATCAGCGTACGATTTCTCATTTACTCCAATGAGTTGTTATCGCAGAATGAAGAATATGATGAGAAACAAAACCTAGTCTTACTTAACACCTGCTTGGATAAGTTAATGAATGGGTATGATGACGTAAGAGTGTCACTTGGTAGAGTCCATGGCACTAATGCACCAGGTGATGGTAGACTGATAAATCTGGATAATCGACTGTATAACTTAGTGTTAAGTACATTGACTTACGTTTCAGAGCATGAGCCTGAATTCTGGTCATACCGTctactattattaataccTCAGATACTAACTCCAGGAAGTTCTGCAACATTTTGTGACACTTGCCAGAGGATACCTAAACCAATTAAGAATCACCCACTAGTCAAGTATTCTATTTCATGCTGTCTGGCTGCTGTATCTGGAAACGCATACCTTTACTTTAAGCTGATGAACAGCCCCAAGTGCCACCCCCTTCAGGCGGCACTGATGAACCGCTTCTCTTCCTGTGTAAGAATTAGATTTCTGTTCAACGTTGCCAATTTTAAGCTAGTTAAAGACTCAGTTAATCCTCTTAACTATGAAACGCTAACGCAACTTTTGGCCTACGAAGATATAAATGGACTAGTTAGCCTATTGCAGAGATATAACGTTAATGCCAGTAACATGGCTAGAGGATCGGACCTGCTGGAGTTGGAGAAAATTGACATGGAAAAACTAATGCATGATAATAATCACTTGTCAAAAGTGTTCGGAAAGGTACAGACTACCAGCAGAGTAGTCCTGGCAAAGTTTTCAGGCTATAAATACAGGCAGCTGATAATGGACCCGGATTTCAGAGCTCCTTTCATAACACTAGAAGATATTCCCAATAACAGTCAATACGGTCTGGAAGTTCAGAAAGGAAGGGAATTTAAAGTACCAGATATTCCAACCACTGTAAACGCCCCTAAAAGTGTAAACAACGAAGTAAAGCAACCAGTTACGTTCAATAACGTAGCAGAACCTGTAAGCAGAAGAGAGTATGTGCCAGATTTTGTCTATAAACCTGCACAAATTGACGAGAAAAGTTTCTATGGCGAGAAAATACGATCAAAGCTGATGGAGCtgagaaaaattaatatggTTAAGTTGGAACTGAACAATTCATCGCCGAATTTATTCTTTGATCAAATTAACTCCAAACAACTTAATTCAATATTAAAGTTTTTCTACAACAGTAATCATGTCGATGTTCAAACagttaagagtattaaGCCGGTGGTTAGTAATCAGTTGGATGATAACGTGACCAGATTAGTGAGTAGCAATAAGAGGCCAAAAACGGGTGAAGATACAAATAGAAAgcaaaaattaactaaactTAATGAGATGAACGAGACCAATTACGGCCATGTCAAAAGTAATGAAATATACTTAAGTATAGAAGgaagtaaaatatatttggAAAATGAGTATAATAAGGTAAAATCCCAATATAACTTTACTAAATACACTAGCATGTGTAACGAGTGTAATGATAGAGTGAGGGCTAGAATTTGTACCTTTTTATCCCAGTCACTAACCGAAACTAACAAGGAGCTAAAGCAAAAACTATATAGATTGTTGTGTGAATTATATAAACTATCGcataaatttatgaaaaagAAAGGAACATTTAAAGGTTTGATTAGATTTTTCAAGCATGTTTTCTCAAAGGATTTCTATAAAATTGACCCCAAAACTCTTAAATCACACTTAAAACAGTTATTCATTCCCTTAGTGGCACAGTTACCAGGTCATATATTTAACCTTTTATTAAAGACCATTAATGCAGTATCGACTATTAAAAGCGAAGATGCTcaagttaatagtatatttaaGGATATAATGGGGGTATTGAATAATGGAGTTGATAGAATAGTGAATAAAACTTATGAAGGGATGGTTGAAATGGTTGAAAATCGCGTTGTGGACTATGACCCAACCCTTTGGGGGACTGGTGTAtctctacacatttctttatttaatttatacaccCCAGAACTGAGTTTTGATGGACTAAGAAGAGGAGTTGGGAGCGGAATAGTtggttttaaaaataatattcaaGACTATTATCACAATAATTATGCAATCCAGCATAAACAAGACGTGATAAATATGCTAGCACACAATGATAACACTCTTAAAAGTAGTTGTGAGACTACGAATAAGACGTTGGGAGAAGTAAGGGGAAGGGATATGATAGCACAAAGATTGTTGGTAAATGGAGtagaatataaaaatagtaGTATGAAAAACAGTATCAACATACCAATTACACTAAACGTATCATTTAACGCCACGGACGCTCCTCTTTTAAAGGGTTTGCCGACTAGTAATACTCTTAGTAACGAGAATATGGAGTCCTCGGGAATGTATAAGATTAATCCACACGTGGTGTTGTTTTCATGTACAAGACcgataataataaacaatAACAGTTATGTGTTTAACCTTTTTAACGGTATTAACCAAGATAAGAAGGTAACTTTTGGGGATGGACTGTCAATTATTGATTCTTTGACAATTTTGTCATATCTGgctaatttaaaacaagaTTGCCGAACCAAACTGGTGGTTTGCTATAGATTAAGTGTAACTAAGTTGGATATGCTACtgttatataaattaattggCAGATGTAGAAGTAATTTTTGTACTCATAAATCAGGAAATTATTCTGATAAATTGAGTGAACTCATTAACAATCTTAACAAAGAGTTGTTGGGTTCATTGATTGAACAAGGACTTGTACATAATACACCAAATGCAAGGACTTTAATTACAGAGTCAATAAACTTTTGTTGCACAGGGTTTGAATACCACACTCCTCTCactaattatacatattacAATACACcaaatagtattaataagTTTTTGAATGGAAATAACACCACGTACAATGATATAAACGGAATGAAAGATACTCAAGAGATATTGGTGGTAAGATTATCATATGAACATGACCTGATAAAGGTGTTGTTAGGAGTGTGCGAAGGTTTAGTAAGCAGTGGAAGTGTTAAATTAATGCAAAACCCAGTTGAATTGCCAGATTTATCAAAACTGTTGTTGGATATAGTAAAGGCGGAAAATTACATGAATGAAGTTTTACTTAATCCACAAGGGCTACTTTCCAACTCGTTACAGAAGGTGATTAACAGCATAATACTTAAATTTCCAGAGGAGGTGTGGAGTTTGCATGACGGAGTCGGTGACAAGTCAGGAAGTTACTCAAAAAATTCATTGATAACACTTttgatgaatttaaaagatAGAATTAGATGCACTCCACTACCAGCTGTTAACAATAATCTGCAAAGAGGGTTGGAAAGTAAGAATAGGGTATTAGAGAAGTACATAGGGAGTGTAATGGAATGTTATAGAATAGAAGGATATAAAGTACCGTATATTGTAGCTCATTTTCTGAAGCacattaatagtatttaa
- the psmd11 gene encoding PCI domain protein: MEVEEILNRFNALNQKKIQLDDSISDKCYPGAKIGCCTYPIELMQGYVELNEAILGNDLPSSDVSGSDLKAEHKLKVLSDERVMYLCENVVYVISYYLVETGQTDSLFGLLVRNEDFFSILPQAKTAKMVRSILERLSQEVKDLNVLYKIFSIYRSWCDAKKRKFLGLRLELKLVIILILMRRFTDASKRLNVLQNEVRLLDDKALLLDIYLVQSKFFLLLRNFTKMKVFVSNAKNTSTNINTPVYVTAEIDLLTGILYLCEKDYKTAYSYLFESFEGFHMSLCHAYSYLYPNLNRVKRKNRDLTRLTEGQQGKFKTDELGVNSDKDRFSCHPTTSDISPVFFTFYNLYDYHRASDKFDPNQKLDAVGSFYLKFYSMHPVPTTDELEVDEVNDFLAEPEHHNLEIETLVRADERKLVQALKYLMLAAVLSEQGTDLNTLLSAKNKLKYVNHVEIVMINKIGKCYKESSLVQFEQLLVEYKDVIMMDPVLHHEVEGLYDSLLERNILRILKPYSVVQCDFIAQKLQLTSEKVEKKLAEMILDKRLNGTIDQGTRTLEIYDDVVIHPIYEDVSKSLTHMTEVIETLYEKAQLAI; this comes from the coding sequence ATGGAAGTCGAGGAGATCCTCAACAGGTTTAACGCCTTAAATCAGAAGAAAATACAACTAGATGACTCAATTTCAGATAAATGTTATCCAGGAGCTAAAATAGGATGCTGTACATACCCTATAGAGCTTATGCAAGGATATGTGGAGTTGAACGAGGCCATTTTGGGCAATGATTTGCCAAGTTCAGATGTTTCTGGTTCTGATTTAAAGGCGGAGCACAAATTAAAAGTTTTGTCAGATGAAAGAGTTATGTATTTATGTGAGAATGTAGTTTATGTAATTTCATACTATTTGGTGGAAACTGGACAAACCGACTCACTTTTCGGTTTGTTGGTTAGAAACGAGGATTTTTTCTCAATTTTGCCTCAGGCTAAGACGGCAAAGATGGTTCGGTCTATCTTAGAGCGCTTATCTCAGGAAGTTAAGGACTTGAACGTcttgtataaaattttttcaatttacCGCTCTTGGTGTGATGCTAAGAAGAGGAAATTCCTGGGACTACGTTTGGAGCTTAAGCTGGTGATTATACTTATTTTGATGAGGAGGTTTACAGACGCTTCTAAAAGATTAAATGTACTTCAAAATGAGGTTCGACTCCTGGACGATAAGGCGCTTCTTCTGGATATTTATCTGGTCCAGTCGAAGTTTTTCTTACTTCTTCGTAATTTCACTAAAATGAAGGTTTTCGTTAGTAACGCAAAGAACACATCcactaatattaatactcCAGTGTACGTCACCGCAGAGATTGATCTCCTGACGGGGATTTTGTACCTCTGCGAAAAGGACTACAAGACGGCGTATTCATACCTGTTTGAGAGTTTTGAGGGATTTCACATGTCACTATGCCATGCGtacagttatttatacCCTAATTTAAACAGAGTAAAAAGAAAGAATAGAGATTTGACAAGGTTAACTGAAGGACAACAGGGCAAGTTTAAGACTGATGAACTAGGTGTGAATAGTGACAAGGATAGGTTCAGTTGCCATCCAACAACTTCTGATATATCCCCAGTTTTTTTTACGTTTTATAATCTGTACGACTATCACAGAGCTTCGGATAAGTTTGACCCTAACCAGAAGCTAGACGCCGTTGGCTCTTTTTACCTTAAGTTTTACTCAATGCACCCCGTTCCAACAACAGACGAGCTCGAGGTTGATGAAGTTAACGATTTCTTGGCAGAACCTGAACATCACAACCTGGAGATTGAGACTCTTGTGAGAGCTGACGAGAGGAAATTAGTTCAGGCACTAAAGTACCTAATGCTGGCGGCTGTCCTTAGTGAGCAGGGGACTGACCTTAACACACTTCTAAGCgcaaaaaataaacttaaGTACGTAAACCACGTAGAGATTGTAATGATCAATAAAATTGGAAAGTGTTATAAGGAAAGCTCACTTGTGCAGTTTGAACAGCTTCTGGTGGAGTATAAAGACGTTATAATGATGGATCCAGTTCTTCACCACGAGGTCGAGGGCCTATACGATTCCTTATTGGAGCGTAACATTCTTAGGATTTTGAAACCATACAGTGTAGTTCAGTGCGATTTTATAGCTCAGAAGCTCCAGTTAACATCCGAGAAAGTCGAGAAAAAACTGGCTGAAATGATACTGGATAAGAGGCTAAACGGCACCATAGATCAAGGCACGAGAACCCTTGAAATCTACGACGATGTCGTTATCCATCCGATCTACGAAGATGTGTCCAAATCCCTCACACACATGACTGAAGTTATCGAAACATTGTACGAAAAGGCACAACTCGCAATTTAA
- a CDS encoding NACHT domain protein: MNRIINFNIKNIKLNIVNNISKPTNKQIWLVGPEGRGKTTLIHGILDHLKNNKAESYITTYFDFKNVKDFNFQTALVKYVDSIINSASKLTQTNSKQLERVFLDLNVRFPKFNQHISSFFNHLKNSNVLKSNHKWIQSVSSLKDGISFGDWWNLCMMTYELNPKSFGVSKQVNFNSAQLFLLFVNSIACLIDMENCQHITPLSSSVTGQWVISYVLESIKLMMREEKMNWIICNDGIDHLVRSPFLSDRGPVFLSHLLLNLQISSLPSVFISNDSTVPLLLTNKHYEKLFNNNVNNSMTINRSYDPNNFIFHQVDEISQEETMNYLNSKLAFGEKFMKCIWKITGGNLSLINKVFEDYEEFVKKVSLGTVQQILSGSTSVVDDEYFPINKSKEEQINYLREEQFKMFLKTLQHDTFNPDIIKFENMMSSFLSSVAIEEMKLNMKNLVHFKVLVFETIRYLLNKKWLRVKDGVTINNKIILGLIEANILYYEIPSMMLEFKNSLVKYLLNSYIQIQYEMLKAIEKIEYKANFLLNQKTLYRDLDNLFI, translated from the exons ATGaatagaataataaattttaatataaaaaatataaaattaaatatagttaataatatatcaAAACCAACAAATAAACAGA ttTGGCTTGTTGGTCCAGAAGGTCGTGGAAAAACAACCTTAATACATGGAATCTTGGATCacttaaaaaataataaagcCGAATCGTACATCACCACATATTtcgattttaaaaatgtaaaagattttaatttccaG ACTGCCCTTGTAAAGTATGTTGATTCCATAATAAATTCCGCCTCCAAACTAACACAAACTAATTCAAAACAACT TGAACGAGTGTTCCTGGATTTGAATGTCAGATTTCCGAAATTTAATCAACACatttcttcattttttaatcatttaa aaaattcAAATGTACTTAAATCTAACCACAAGTGGATACAATCAGTTTCATCCCTAAAA GATGGAATTAGTTTTGGAGATTGGTGGAATTTGTGTATGATGACCTATGAGTTAAATCCTAAATCATTTGGAGTTTCGAAACAAGTGAATTTCAATTCTGCTCAACTTTTCCTCCTTTTTGTTAACTCTATCGCATGCCTAATTGATATGGAAAATTGCCAGCACATTACCCCTCTAAGCAGTTCAGTTACAGGCCAATGG gTAATTTCATATGTACTGGAAAGCATAAAACTAATGATGAGAGAAGAGAAGATGAATTGGATAATTTGTAATGACGGAATTGACCACTTGGTCCGCTCGCCATTCCTCAGTGATAGAGGGCCAGTTTTTCTCTCACACCTGCTACTAAATTTGCAAATATCATCACTCCCATCAGTATTCATTTCCAACGACTCTACAGTCCCGCTCCTTTTAACCAACAAACACTACGAAAAGTTGTTCAATAATAACGTCAATAATTCAATGACTATAAACAGAAGCTATGAtccaaataattttattttccatCAAGTAGATGAAATTTCACAGGAAGAAACAAT GAACTATTTGAACAGTAAGTTGGCATTTGGCGAAAAGTTCATGAAGTGTATTTGGAAAATTACTGGCGGGAATTTGAGCCTAATTAACAAAGTTTTCGA GGATTATGAAGAATTTGTCAAGAAAGTTAGCCTAGGAACTGTACAGCAAATACTCTCAGGATCTACA AGTGTGGTGGACGACGAGTATTTCCctataaataaatcaaaagaggaacaaattaattatttaaggGAAGAGCAGTTTAAGATGTTTCTAAAAACACTACAACACGACACTTTTAACCCA GACATAATAAAGTTCGAGAATATGATGAGCTCCTTTTTGAGTAGCGTGGCCATTGAGGAAATGAAGCTAAACATGAAGAATTTAGTCCATTTCAAAGTTTTG GTGTTTGAAACTATAagatatttgttaaataaaaaatggCTAAGAGTCAAAGATGGCGTAACaatcaataataaaattatattg GGGCTAATTGAGGCAaacatattatattatgaaATACCGTCAATGATGCTagagtttaaaaattcacTGGTCAAATACTTGCTAAACTCTTACATACAAATACAATATG AAATGCTCAAGGCAATTGAGAAAATTGAATATAAGGCGAACTTTCTGTTAAATCAAAAAACACTTTATAGAGACCTTGATAACCTCTTTATTTAA
- the SPT14 gene encoding Phosphatidylinositol N-acetylglucosaminyltransferase subunit A, with the protein MSAVKKRPISVLIVTEYFFPTIGGVELHVYKLAEYLIQFGLKVVIFTRNFGSRRVGIRYLANGIKVYHHWNVMLIPPSTSPTVFDAFPYYRSVLIRENVDIIHIHMASSRYKGEFETYANLFDYRLIFTDHSLFSMCDIGPVFLNEYMRVFTMFEDNIIAVSNKHRENMVLRSYADPRKVSVIPNALESDDFKCNDEPLSKDKIVIVYISRLCERKGIDLLTQVVPLVCKNHDNVEFIIGGGGPKLSMLRGMVDRHYLHDRVKILGYVPRHEVNKVLRQGHIFLNTSQTESFCIALLEAASSGLILVSTSVGGIPEVLPHDIILLSEYDPVAVSNKIDEAIAMLHTIDTSNYHQRVKEMYSWESVAKRTLKIYYEALNRPRMTFREKLFKLLKKKKVGEFFLSVLFVISYMVWALYEFLFPRSEIEMAPDWSEKNRKSKKD; encoded by the exons ATGAGCGCGGTTAAGAAAAGACCAATATCTGTTTTAATCGTTACGGAATACTTTTTTCCTACAATTGGAGGTGTTGAGCTCCACGTCTACAAACTAGCTGAATATCTCATACAATTTG GTCTTAAAGTTGTCATTTTTACCAGAAATTTTGGCAGCAGGAGGGTAGGAATTAGGTATTTGGCCAATGGAATCAAGGTTTATCATCACTGGAATGTTATGTTAATACCTCCATCAACCTCTCCCACTGTTTTTGATGCCTTTCCCTACTATCGCAGTGTTCTAATCAGGGAGAACGTTGACATTATACACATACACAtg GCTTCGAGTAGGTACAAGGGCGAATTTGAGACGTACGCCAATTTGTTCGATTATCGACTAATATTTACTGATCACAGCCTATTTAGTATGTGTGACATAGGGCCTGTGTTTCTGAACGAg TATATGAGGGTATTTACCATGTTCGAGGACAACATAATCGCAGTTTCAAACAAACACCGAGAAAACATGGTACTAAGATCATACGCTGATCCCAGGAAAGTCTCTGTCATCCCCAATGCATTG GAATCCGACGATTTCAAGTGTAATGATGAACCCCTTTCGAAGGATAAAATAGTGATTGTTTACATTAGTAGATTATGTGAACGCAAAGGCATTGACTTATTAACACAAGTTGTTCCATTGGTTTGCAAAAATCACGATAATGTTGAATTTATCATCG gTGGTGGAGGACCTAAATTGTCTATGTTGAGAGGAATGGTAGACAGGCATTATTTACACGACAGGGTTAAGATTTTGG GATATGTCCCGAGACATGAGGTTAATAAGGTACTGAGACAAGGACATATTTTCCTCAACACTTCCCAAACTGAGTCTTTCTGCATAGCTCTCTTGG AAGCTGCTTCCAGTGGACTCATTCTGGTATCAACAAGTGTTGGGGGAATTCCTGAA GTTTTACCTCATGATATAATTCTACTCTCTGAATACGATCCTGTGGCAGTTTCTAATAAAATAGACGAAGCAATTGCCATGCTACACACTATCGACACTTCCAATTATCATCAAAGG GTTAAAGAGATGTATTCCTGGGAATCCGTAGCCAAGAGAACT ttgAAGATATATTATGAAGCTTTGAACAGGCCAAGGATGACATTTCGTGAGAAGTTGTTTAAACTGTTGAAGAAAAAGAAAGTTGGAG AGTTCTTTCTTTCAGTTCTTTTCGTCATTTCATACATGGTTTGGGCTCTGTATGAGTTCCTTTTCCCGAG GAGTGAGATTGAGATGGCACCAGACTGGTCTGAAAAGAATAGAAAAAGCAAGAAAGATTAA
- the DER2.1 gene encoding Der1-like family protein encodes MIDSQGPEAWYMGLPRFTRTFITIILGITLLSFFKVLDPSKLLLNWELVLQKFQIWRLVTSVLYVGPFSLRWIFFILLFSQFSSSLENNSVFTHSPGAYLYFLFIQSIFLACISAGFFWPSGYPYLADSLLFAIIYYWSKRDMWTIVSIYFFNVKAYQLPFALLFLHLVMGSSLWVDIMGMISGHLFYLAREVLPSKGYTNFLIRTPKVFDLLATSIDRMYSQLFRRSTHLGGSRFRYDPRPPEPTGRMFIGRGIRLGDS; translated from the exons atgattGATTCACAAGGCCCTGAAGCTTGGTATATGGGTCTTCCCAGATTTACTCGCACATTTATCACAATTATTCTCGGCATAACTTTactttcattttttaaggTCCTAGATCCATCCAAACTTCTCCTTAACTGGGAACTtgttttacaaaaatttcaaatctGGCGCCTTGTTACTTCAGTTTTATATGTCGGACCTTTTTCACTCAGATGGATATTCTTTATTCTCCTCTTTTCTCAATTTTCCTCTTCACTTGAGAACAACTCAGTTTTTACTCACTCTCCAGGAGCATATCTTTACTTTCTGTTCATTCAGTCCATCTTCCTTGCCTGTATTAGCGCAGGTTTCTTCTGGCCATCCG GGTACCCTTACTTAGCTGATTCCTTGTTATTTGCAATCATTTATTACTGGTCAAAGAGGGATATGTGGACCATAGTTTCAATATACTTCTTTAACGTTAAGGCCTATCAACTTCCATTTGCTTTGCTTTTCTTACATTTAGTTATGGGTTCATCCTTATGGGTTGACATTATGGGTATGATATCAGGCCATTTGTTCTACTTAGCTCGAGAAGTTTTACCTAGCAAAG GATATACCAACTTTCTCATCAGAACGCCTAAAGTTTTCGATTTACTAGCTACATCTATAGATCGGATGTACTCCCAGCTCTTCCGTAGATCTACACACCTTGGAGGGTCTAGATTCCGCTACGATCCAAGACCTCCAGAACCCACAGGCCGAATGTTCATTGGTAGAGGAATTAGGTTGGGTGATTCGTAA
- a CDS encoding Dcp1-like decapping family protein, giving the protein MTLDPYIETILHQTPFVTGYHMTSQDKWSRMGIEGFLYVVTRTKSPKYSFILVNKKSENHLIEHLTPEFQMNSSGNFIFYRSLDITRNFLNNLQGLWFFDENECKLTYEKLGEITNRKSTLDFNINAISSLCSELNEVNTLNTNTQSKPDASPTSQIKSIGSFILNAINFNKSVSNADSKTSTSPKADTISITKSIFKTNETSNHEEVEKKAEKLEVESKNVHGKHLMSLLKTSKNEEKSPKQPPKRAPKSPVNRPETPQSPETRTVKVTYEGLKKVISEVVQSEEFISLIWKKLNQHNP; this is encoded by the exons atgACTTTGGACCCTTATATAGAGACCATTTTACATCAAACGCCTTTCGTTACTGGATATCATATGACTTCGCAGGATAA ATGGTCTAGGATGGGAATTGAAGGGTTTTTATATGTAGTAACAAGGACAAAGAGTCCCAAATATAGCTTTATTTTAGTGAATAAAAAGTCAGAAAATCATCTAATCGAGCACTTGACTCCAGAATTTCAAATGAATTCCAGtggaaattttattttttatcgCAGCTTAGATATAACCAGA aatTTTCTGAATAATCTACAAGGATTATGGTTCTTTGATGAAAACGAGTGTAAATTAACGTACGAAAAACTTGGTGAAATTACAAATAGAAAGTCGACTCTAGATTTCAATATCAACGCCATAAGTTCACTATGCAGTGAACTAAATGAAGTCAATACTCTTAATACAAATACTCAGTCCAAACCA GATGCTAGTCCAACAAGtcaaataaaatcaattgGTTCATTTATACTTAATGCTATAAACTTTAATAAATCGGTTTCTAACGCTGATTCTAAAACTTCCACTAGTCCAAAAGCTGATACAATTAGTATTACTAAAAGTATCTTTAAAACAAATGAAACAAGTAATCATGAGGAAGTGGAGAAGAAAGCTGAGAAATTGGAAGTAGAGTCAAAGAACGTTCATGGAAAACATCTAATGAGTTTACTAAAAACAAGTAAAAATGAGGAAAAATCACCTAAACAACCACCTAAGCGTGCACCGAAATCACCAGTAAACAGGCCTGAAACACCTCAAAGTCCTGAGACTCGAACAGTAAAAGTTACATACGAGGGCTTAAAGAAAGTAATTTCTGAAGTTGTACAATCTGAAGAGTTCATTTCACTCATttggaaaaaattaaatcaacACAATCCATAA